Proteins from a single region of Haloarcula laminariae:
- a CDS encoding methyl-accepting chemotaxis protein produces MARTDPETTGVSGSADIDDDIDADIQDDIAENIDKQAGYDHESASEIQTLLAELENSSVDIARETADIREQTAEQYEGMSEVASEVSNLSASVEEIASSAEEVSAATREATELAERGQENADDVHDAMEAIQGAADSVAQDVRTIQQSVREIDEIVEVINDIADQTNMLALNASIEAARAGEAGEGFAVVADEVKSLAEESQQQATAIEGMIDGIQDDTENAVESLETSNEQIDDGIETVEESTEILSDIDDAVREVNHGIDEVATATDEQAASTEEVASMVDQATDVAEEIADSTADIADEAEGQTDQIADINKQMDDLVADLQRNN; encoded by the coding sequence ATGGCCAGAACGGACCCCGAGACAACGGGCGTCTCAGGAAGCGCCGACATCGACGACGATATCGACGCCGACATTCAGGACGATATCGCCGAGAACATCGACAAGCAGGCCGGCTACGACCACGAGAGCGCCAGCGAGATACAGACGCTGCTGGCCGAACTCGAGAACTCCTCGGTCGATATCGCTCGGGAGACGGCCGACATCCGCGAGCAGACGGCCGAACAGTACGAGGGGATGTCCGAGGTCGCAAGCGAGGTGTCGAACCTCTCGGCCTCCGTCGAGGAGATCGCCTCCTCCGCCGAGGAGGTGTCGGCGGCGACCCGCGAGGCGACCGAACTGGCCGAGCGGGGCCAGGAAAACGCCGACGACGTCCACGACGCGATGGAGGCCATCCAGGGGGCCGCCGACAGCGTCGCCCAGGACGTCCGCACCATCCAGCAGAGCGTCCGGGAGATAGACGAGATAGTCGAGGTCATCAACGACATCGCCGACCAGACGAACATGCTGGCGCTGAACGCCTCCATCGAGGCCGCCCGCGCCGGCGAGGCCGGCGAGGGCTTTGCCGTCGTCGCCGACGAGGTCAAGTCCCTCGCCGAGGAGTCCCAGCAGCAGGCGACCGCCATCGAGGGGATGATAGACGGCATTCAGGACGACACCGAGAACGCCGTCGAGAGCCTCGAAACGAGCAACGAACAGATAGACGACGGCATCGAGACCGTCGAGGAGTCGACGGAGATACTCTCGGACATCGACGACGCCGTCCGCGAGGTAAATCACGGCATCGACGAGGTCGCGACCGCCACTGACGAGCAGGCCGCGTCCACCGAGGAAGTCGCCAGTATGGTCGACCAGGCGACCGACGTCGCCGAGGAAATCGCGGACTCGACGGCCGACATCGCCGACGAGGCCGAGGGCCAGACCGACCAGATAGCCGACATTAACAAGCAGATGGACGACCTCGTCGCGGACCTCCAGCGCAACAACTGA
- a CDS encoding DUF3592 domain-containing protein: MASSGTDEGGSGRPPVRPPKPGTAMSVVVLLFGLAFVGVGAYTYLADSARLDGNVAVTAEVTDVGVERVEGSRGRDTYVPTVRFQYRFRGTSYSSDRLYPDSSRPQYYDNATAQERVSAYAVGEEVTAYVDPEAPGEAFLEDTRSGQATGAFVVGLVVCLVGGIGLYQARAQARARDLLS; the protein is encoded by the coding sequence ATGGCAAGCAGCGGGACCGACGAGGGCGGCTCCGGCCGGCCCCCCGTCCGGCCGCCGAAGCCGGGGACGGCGATGAGCGTCGTCGTCCTGCTGTTCGGTCTCGCTTTCGTCGGCGTGGGGGCCTACACGTATCTGGCTGACTCCGCGAGGCTGGACGGCAACGTAGCGGTCACCGCCGAGGTCACCGACGTCGGTGTCGAACGGGTCGAAGGGTCCCGGGGCAGGGACACGTACGTCCCGACCGTACGGTTCCAGTACCGCTTTCGGGGGACCAGCTACAGCTCTGACAGGCTCTATCCGGACAGTTCCCGGCCCCAGTACTACGACAACGCGACCGCACAGGAGCGGGTGTCGGCGTACGCCGTCGGTGAGGAGGTGACCGCGTACGTCGACCCCGAGGCGCCGGGGGAGGCGTTCCTCGAAGACACCCGGTCGGGGCAGGCAACCGGGGCCTTCGTCGTCGGACTCGTCGTCTGTCTCGTCGGAGGTATCGGGCTCTACCAGGCGCGAGCGCAGGCCCGCGCTCGTGACCTGCTGTCGTGA
- the ubaA gene encoding SAMP-activating enzyme E1: MRPDLDPEQLDRYSRHIIMDDVGPAGQAALLDTAVLVVGAGGLGSPVLQYLAAAGVGRLGIVDDDRVERSNLQRQVIHGDSDVGRPKVESAREFIADRNPDVTVDSHELRFSADNAADLVDDYDIVVDASDNFATRFLVNDACTLAGVPFSHGAVFRFEGQVTTFTGDGPCYRCLFPKAPPAGTVPDCSTAGVLGVLPGTIGCLQATEVCKLALDYGDSLDGRLLAFDAGSMSVDEVPIAPNPDCPVCGDDPAIEAVAGASYDGRCEL, encoded by the coding sequence ATGCGACCGGACCTGGACCCCGAACAGCTCGACCGCTACTCCCGACACATCATCATGGACGACGTGGGGCCGGCGGGGCAAGCGGCGCTGCTTGACACCGCCGTTCTGGTGGTCGGCGCCGGCGGGCTCGGGTCCCCCGTCCTGCAGTATCTCGCGGCCGCCGGCGTCGGCCGGCTGGGCATCGTCGACGACGACCGCGTCGAGCGGTCGAACCTCCAGCGCCAGGTCATCCACGGCGACAGCGACGTGGGCCGGCCGAAAGTCGAGAGCGCCCGCGAGTTCATCGCCGACCGCAACCCCGACGTGACCGTCGACAGCCACGAGCTGCGCTTCTCGGCCGACAACGCCGCCGACCTCGTCGACGACTACGACATCGTCGTCGACGCGTCCGACAACTTCGCCACCCGGTTCCTGGTCAACGACGCCTGCACGCTCGCCGGCGTCCCCTTCTCCCACGGGGCCGTCTTCCGCTTCGAGGGGCAGGTGACGACATTCACCGGCGACGGCCCCTGCTACCGGTGTCTGTTCCCGAAGGCCCCGCCCGCGGGCACGGTCCCGGACTGCTCGACGGCCGGCGTACTCGGGGTCCTCCCGGGGACCATCGGCTGTCTGCAGGCCACGGAGGTCTGCAAGCTCGCGCTGGACTACGGCGACTCGCTCGACGGCCGGCTGCTGGCCTTCGACGCCGGCTCGATGTCGGTCGACGAGGTCCCCATCGCGCCGAACCCGGACTGCCCGGTGTGTGGCGACGACCCCGCTATCGAGGCCGTCGCCGGGGCGAGTTACGACGGCCGCTGTGAGCTGTAG
- a CDS encoding DUF5658 family protein, translated as MSALPSPLTTRLQRPDYVDLVFGIVFVWGTGDLFSTFAALYVTGIGAEANPLIRTLLAHDPLLVVALKGAVMLVVGLTLVRYRAAVERLPRWRLWLGGLIGVGTVVVALNLYVAVAAAGV; from the coding sequence ATGTCCGCCCTGCCTTCCCCGCTGACGACGCGGCTGCAACGCCCCGATTACGTCGACCTCGTCTTCGGTATCGTGTTCGTCTGGGGGACCGGCGACCTGTTTTCCACCTTCGCCGCACTGTACGTTACCGGCATCGGCGCCGAGGCGAACCCGCTGATACGGACGCTGCTCGCCCACGACCCGCTCCTGGTCGTGGCGCTGAAAGGCGCCGTGATGCTCGTCGTCGGGCTCACTCTCGTCAGATACCGGGCCGCCGTCGAGCGGCTCCCGCGCTGGCGGCTGTGGCTCGGCGGTCTCATCGGCGTCGGTACTGTGGTCGTGGCGCTCAACCTCTACGTGGCGGTCGCGGCCGCCGGGGTCTAG
- a CDS encoding ABC transporter substrate-binding protein, with protein sequence MRVVTLLPSATEIVYALGVEPVGVSHECDYPPAAREQPAVNRSRVDPEASSSEINEQVAAAEDGDGVYAVDRGTLSALDPDVIVTQGVCDVCAVDHVLVADAVAELGLDTEVLTLDVHSLADLFESIHRIGAAIDRDERATDLVATLRERVAAVETTAARADSTPSVAVLDWLDPVMVAGHWVPGMVERAGGEYGMADRGAHSRPREWAEVTAYDPDVLVAAPCGFDIDQTRENLADVADRPEFDDLRAVREGRAYVVDGHHYVNRSGPRLVDTLEYLAALCHPDLFDAPPRDAVVELAPLRA encoded by the coding sequence ATGCGCGTCGTCACGCTCCTGCCGTCCGCGACGGAAATCGTCTACGCGCTCGGGGTCGAGCCGGTCGGGGTGTCACACGAGTGTGATTACCCGCCGGCGGCCCGCGAGCAGCCCGCGGTCAACCGCTCACGGGTGGACCCCGAGGCCTCAAGCAGCGAGATAAACGAGCAGGTCGCCGCGGCCGAGGACGGCGACGGCGTCTATGCGGTCGACCGCGGGACGCTCTCGGCGCTCGACCCCGACGTAATCGTCACGCAGGGGGTGTGTGACGTCTGTGCCGTCGACCACGTGCTGGTGGCCGACGCCGTCGCCGAGCTGGGGCTGGACACCGAGGTGCTGACGCTCGACGTCCACAGCCTGGCGGACCTCTTCGAGAGCATCCATCGCATCGGCGCGGCTATCGACCGCGACGAGCGGGCGACCGACCTCGTGGCGACCCTCCGCGAGCGGGTGGCCGCCGTCGAGACGACGGCCGCCCGCGCCGATTCGACCCCCAGCGTCGCCGTGCTGGACTGGCTGGACCCGGTGATGGTCGCGGGCCACTGGGTTCCGGGGATGGTCGAGCGAGCGGGCGGCGAGTACGGCATGGCCGACCGCGGCGCACACTCCCGGCCCCGCGAGTGGGCCGAAGTGACGGCCTACGACCCGGACGTGCTGGTGGCCGCGCCGTGTGGCTTCGACATCGACCAGACCCGCGAGAACCTCGCCGACGTGGCCGACCGGCCGGAGTTCGACGACCTCCGGGCGGTGCGGGAGGGGCGGGCCTACGTCGTCGACGGCCACCACTACGTCAACCGGTCGGGCCCGCGGCTGGTCGACACGCTCGAATACCTGGCGGCGCTCTGTCACCCCGACCTGTTCGACGCGCCGCCGCGGGACGCGGTGGTCGAGCTGGCGCCGCTGCGGGCCTAG
- a CDS encoding RNA-binding protein: MNVKSRHHLRSDAVADIADALADNLGVELDADSFEKVEFEDSDWDIVLVDGEPYVLYVESEADGAAEPFLTVQGANAHPPEKHVVTVDTGAISFVSDGADIMRPGITEADDDISEGDLVAVNEEAHGKFLAIGRAMAAGSEMVGESGKVVKSIHHVGDDLFEFSV, from the coding sequence ATGAACGTCAAATCGCGCCACCACCTCCGCTCGGACGCGGTCGCGGACATCGCCGACGCCCTCGCGGACAACCTCGGTGTCGAACTCGACGCCGACAGCTTCGAGAAAGTGGAGTTCGAGGACAGCGACTGGGACATCGTCCTCGTCGACGGCGAGCCGTACGTGCTGTACGTCGAGAGCGAGGCCGACGGCGCCGCCGAGCCGTTCCTCACGGTCCAGGGCGCCAACGCTCACCCGCCGGAGAAACACGTCGTCACCGTCGACACCGGCGCCATCTCCTTCGTCTCCGACGGCGCGGACATCATGCGTCCCGGCATCACCGAGGCCGACGACGACATCAGCGAGGGCGACCTCGTCGCCGTCAACGAGGAGGCCCACGGGAAGTTCCTCGCCATCGGGCGGGCGATGGCCGCGGGGTCGGAGATGGTCGGCGAGTCGGGGAAGGTCGTCAAGTCCATCCACCACGTCGGCGACGACCTCTTCGAGTTCTCGGTGTAG
- a CDS encoding cell division protein SepF, producing MGLMSKILGESGPSRQTDDYVELNADNFDTSNVESERQVRIARISGSKDVVDIKDAVYDGDIVVADITRHSTQDTTMERISDELKQVADEVGGDIVQKDDDQLIITPAGVTVSRERLGQ from the coding sequence ATGGGACTAATGAGCAAGATTCTCGGTGAGTCGGGGCCCTCTCGCCAGACCGACGACTACGTCGAGCTGAACGCCGACAACTTCGATACGTCGAACGTGGAGTCCGAACGGCAGGTCCGAATCGCCCGTATCAGCGGGTCGAAGGACGTCGTGGACATCAAGGACGCCGTCTACGACGGCGACATCGTGGTCGCCGACATCACCCGCCACTCCACGCAGGACACCACGATGGAACGCATCAGCGACGAGCTCAAGCAGGTCGCCGATGAGGTCGGCGGCGACATCGTCCAGAAGGACGACGACCAGCTCATCATCACGCCGGCCGGCGTCACGGTCTCGCGGGAACGGCTCGGCCAGTAA
- a CDS encoding ABC transporter ATP-binding protein, protein MTDPAIRTRDLRKSYGDVQALDGLDLTVDRGEFFGLLGPNGAGKTTFINTLVGLVHKNSGTAEVFGFDVEDDYREARDRIGLAPQEFNVDRFFPIIEVLEHKAGYHGIGSEEARRRAEDALKTVGIWEKRDTRFDWLSGGMKRRFVLARALVSDPDLLILDEPTAGVDVQLRHDLWDIINRMNDEGTTILLTTHYIEEAERLCDRVAIMDSGRKVEVAAPDELMARGTDTIDIGLADPPRTAPRLDVEGVAEIAVTDDGLSVTAAGGSQTAPALLRALERQGHTVTSLDIRRASLEEVFVDLTRDDREYAEVSA, encoded by the coding sequence ATGACTGACCCGGCGATTCGAACACGGGATTTACGGAAGAGCTACGGCGACGTACAGGCCCTGGACGGGCTGGACCTCACCGTCGACCGCGGCGAGTTCTTCGGACTGCTCGGCCCCAACGGCGCGGGCAAGACGACGTTCATCAACACGCTCGTCGGGCTCGTCCACAAGAACAGCGGCACGGCCGAGGTCTTCGGCTTCGACGTCGAGGACGACTACCGCGAGGCCAGGGACCGCATCGGCCTGGCGCCCCAGGAGTTCAACGTCGACCGCTTTTTCCCCATCATCGAGGTCTTAGAGCACAAGGCCGGCTACCACGGCATCGGCAGCGAGGAGGCCCGACGCCGGGCCGAGGACGCCCTCAAAACGGTCGGCATCTGGGAGAAGCGGGACACCCGCTTCGACTGGCTCTCGGGGGGGATGAAACGCCGGTTCGTCCTCGCGCGTGCGCTCGTCTCGGACCCCGACCTGCTGATTCTGGACGAGCCCACCGCCGGCGTTGACGTCCAGCTGCGCCACGACCTCTGGGACATCATCAACCGGATGAACGACGAGGGGACCACCATCCTGCTGACCACCCACTACATCGAGGAGGCCGAGCGGCTCTGTGACCGCGTCGCCATCATGGACAGCGGGCGGAAGGTCGAGGTCGCCGCCCCCGACGAGCTGATGGCTCGCGGCACCGACACCATCGATATCGGGCTGGCGGACCCGCCGCGGACCGCGCCGCGTCTCGACGTGGAGGGGGTTGCCGAGATAGCCGTCACCGATGACGGGCTCAGCGTCACCGCCGCCGGCGGCAGCCAGACCGCGCCCGCGCTCCTGCGGGCCCTCGAACGACAGGGCCACACCGTCACCTCGCTCGACATCCGCCGGGCGTCGCTCGAAGAGGTGTTCGTCGACCTGACCCGCGACGACCGCGAGTACGCGGAGGTGTCGGCATGA
- a CDS encoding ABC transporter permease: MNTNTVQFATLVRREILRFVRRPYNTFLPPIITNTLYFSVFGVILGSRIGEIAGVSYLQFVLPGLVVLGAISDSFENASFTIFHGRWNDYIQAVLTSPMSNRSMVTAYVSASALRGIVTSLLIVGVGLVFTSVPLANPLYLVAFLLVITTLFGGLGVIGGLWASDFDYLTVMNQFILRPLVFFGAVFYSLDVLPPLWRNVSLLNPMVYMVNGVRYGMIGVTEIDPNTSLAVLTGVTMVVLAIDFLLFKRGYGLAE; this comes from the coding sequence ATGAACACGAACACGGTCCAGTTTGCGACGCTGGTCCGGCGGGAGATACTCCGGTTCGTCCGACGGCCGTACAACACGTTCCTGCCCCCCATCATCACGAACACGCTGTATTTCTCCGTGTTCGGCGTGATACTCGGCAGCCGAATCGGTGAGATTGCAGGGGTGAGTTACCTCCAGTTCGTGCTGCCGGGGCTGGTCGTGCTGGGGGCTATCTCGGACAGCTTCGAGAACGCGTCGTTCACCATCTTCCACGGCCGCTGGAACGACTACATCCAGGCCGTGTTGACCTCGCCGATGTCGAACCGGAGCATGGTGACGGCGTACGTCTCGGCGAGCGCGCTCCGGGGTATCGTCACGTCCCTGCTCATCGTCGGGGTGGGACTGGTGTTCACCTCGGTCCCCCTCGCCAATCCGCTGTATCTGGTCGCGTTCCTGCTGGTAATCACCACGCTGTTTGGCGGTCTCGGTGTCATCGGCGGCCTCTGGGCGAGCGACTTCGACTACCTCACCGTCATGAACCAGTTCATCCTCCGGCCGCTGGTGTTCTTCGGCGCGGTGTTCTATTCGCTCGACGTGCTCCCCCCGCTCTGGCGGAACGTCTCGCTGCTCAACCCGATGGTCTACATGGTCAACGGCGTCCGCTACGGGATGATCGGCGTCACGGAAATCGACCCCAACACGTCGCTGGCCGTACTGACCGGCGTGACGATGGTCGTTCTGGCCATCGACTTCCTGCTGTTCAAGCGCGGGTACGGTCTGGCCGAATAG
- a CDS encoding DUF5611 family protein, producing the protein MREYKMRRGEHLEDRVPDMNAFVEEYFGEVTDTEEHNGSDLLVVDEPDNPVFERVVAGTVSYGSKKDKLALHIDERPAEEVIAEGHVDAAEDAVSKKNNFLEEATGRDAKARRDSLKRDVEDDADAPDNV; encoded by the coding sequence ATGCGAGAGTACAAGATGCGCCGCGGCGAGCACCTCGAAGACCGCGTTCCGGACATGAATGCGTTCGTCGAGGAGTATTTCGGCGAGGTAACCGACACCGAGGAACACAACGGTAGCGACCTCCTGGTCGTCGACGAGCCCGACAACCCCGTTTTCGAGCGCGTCGTGGCCGGGACGGTCTCCTACGGCAGCAAGAAGGACAAGCTGGCGCTACACATCGACGAGCGCCCGGCCGAGGAGGTCATCGCCGAGGGTCACGTCGACGCCGCCGAGGACGCCGTCAGCAAGAAGAACAACTTCCTCGAGGAGGCGACCGGCCGCGACGCGAAGGCCCGCCGTGACTCGCTGAAACGCGACGTCGAGGACGACGCCGACGCGCCCGACAACGTCTGA
- a CDS encoding DUF7093 family protein, producing the protein MGLKCSVIGHKYGEAEVEREREEQGSEVVITIQERETCERCGKTRIVSENKEVTAIETPSDIAGDMIDEGGPAADEDGDNSGEPAAGSASDETTPDDEAPAAPDEAESAPPSGESETDDAVVDAVDPDADDAEILDDDGAGSGDSELDDPSTEVSVGGSEEPEPALDAEESAVATDPESDDGMIIDGDEDESPVDDREPGEWPEEPSDDGDGWAPETGESADDGTSEDDESPEVEPFGGSAVTVPEGQFRCPECEFTTDVASSSLRAGDFCPECHKGALVNTAE; encoded by the coding sequence ATGGGTCTCAAATGCTCCGTCATCGGGCACAAGTACGGTGAGGCGGAAGTCGAACGCGAGCGGGAGGAACAGGGCAGCGAGGTCGTCATCACGATTCAGGAACGGGAGACCTGCGAGCGCTGTGGGAAGACGCGTATCGTCTCCGAGAACAAGGAAGTAACTGCCATCGAGACGCCGTCGGACATCGCGGGCGATATGATCGACGAGGGGGGCCCGGCGGCGGACGAGGACGGGGACAACAGCGGGGAACCGGCGGCCGGCAGTGCGTCGGACGAGACGACACCGGACGACGAAGCGCCGGCGGCGCCGGACGAAGCGGAGTCAGCGCCCCCGAGCGGGGAGAGCGAGACGGACGACGCTGTGGTCGACGCCGTCGACCCCGACGCCGACGATGCGGAGATTCTCGACGACGACGGGGCGGGAAGCGGCGACAGCGAACTCGACGACCCCTCGACCGAGGTGTCGGTCGGCGGGAGCGAGGAGCCCGAGCCGGCGCTGGACGCCGAGGAGTCGGCGGTCGCCACCGACCCGGAGTCCGACGACGGGATGATAATCGACGGCGACGAGGACGAGTCGCCGGTCGACGACCGCGAGCCCGGCGAGTGGCCGGAAGAGCCCAGCGACGACGGTGATGGCTGGGCGCCCGAGACCGGCGAGTCGGCCGACGATGGCACGAGCGAGGACGACGAGTCGCCGGAGGTCGAACCCTTCGGTGGCAGCGCCGTCACCGTGCCCGAGGGCCAGTTCCGCTGTCCGGAGTGTGAGTTCACCACGGACGTGGCCTCCAGCTCGCTACGGGCGGGCGATTTCTGCCCCGAGTGCCACAAGGGCGCACTCGTCAACACTGCGGAGTAA
- a CDS encoding PKD domain-containing protein — translation MTVALLATAGTAVAADNTAPLADAGVDQTVSVNSTVYLDGNASVDPDGAITRVEWAIEAPDGATTTPDCVDCRRTEFDATTAGQYTVTLTVTDDDGAARSDTLYVTVTDETGPNVTLSGQSSTRLGTNTTIVANASNDDTPLQTITWLVNGTVAERNSLNGTGATSSFTHSFDSVGEVPVAAVVYDTLGERGRATRRVLVGNNGGDSCHAIWCGSEADMQYSYDGEQTFVDTNNDGKITTYQDSQLVDIDLEASNVKELGSNRYKIEGGPEAVSDQHKSPADSVGIGTGDSVDDVEDNSDDGGRSDDDDGSHSDDNDSIGSNPIGDNRSNDDNDDSSFDDGSSSNNPIDIVRDASDDDNSVLDDAANIVDGGDRGESNDDGGIGGSSGIDGSLF, via the coding sequence GTGACCGTCGCCCTGTTGGCAACGGCCGGCACGGCTGTCGCAGCGGACAACACCGCTCCGCTGGCCGACGCCGGTGTCGACCAGACGGTCTCGGTCAACTCGACGGTGTATCTCGACGGCAACGCCTCGGTCGACCCCGACGGCGCGATTACGCGCGTCGAATGGGCAATCGAGGCGCCCGACGGCGCGACGACGACGCCCGACTGTGTCGACTGCCGGCGGACCGAGTTCGACGCCACCACCGCCGGTCAGTACACGGTCACGCTCACTGTTACTGACGACGACGGCGCCGCTCGTTCGGACACGCTGTATGTCACCGTCACCGACGAGACCGGGCCCAACGTCACACTGTCGGGTCAGAGTTCGACGCGGCTAGGTACTAACACGACTATCGTCGCGAACGCCTCGAACGACGACACGCCGCTGCAGACGATTACGTGGCTGGTCAACGGGACCGTAGCCGAACGTAACTCACTCAACGGGACAGGGGCCACCAGTTCGTTTACCCACTCCTTCGACAGCGTCGGTGAGGTGCCCGTCGCGGCGGTGGTGTACGACACGCTCGGCGAGCGTGGGCGTGCGACGAGACGGGTTCTGGTGGGTAACAACGGTGGGGACAGCTGCCACGCCATCTGGTGCGGGAGCGAAGCGGACATGCAATATTCGTACGATGGAGAGCAGACCTTCGTCGATACTAACAACGACGGCAAGATTACAACTTATCAAGACAGCCAGCTCGTGGACATCGACCTGGAAGCAAGCAACGTGAAAGAGCTCGGCAGCAACAGATACAAAATTGAGGGCGGTCCTGAAGCCGTTAGCGACCAGCACAAATCTCCAGCTGATAGTGTGGGGATTGGAACTGGTGATTCTGTTGATGACGTTGAAGACAATTCTGATGATGGAGGTAGATCCGATGACGATGACGGCAGTCATTCCGATGACAATGATAGTATTGGTTCCAACCCTATCGGCGACAACCGCTCTAACGACGACAATGACGATAGTAGCTTTGACGATGGCAGTAGTTCCAATAATCCAATTGATATAGTTCGCGACGCTTCTGATGACGACAACAGTGTTCTCGATGATGCCGCCAATATTGTCGACGGTGGCGACAGGGGGGAGTCTAACGACGATGGTGGTATCGGAGGTAGTAGTGGTATAGACGGTAGCCTTTTCTGA
- a CDS encoding DUF6432 family protein, translating into MRAKPEYRNRDETEVVVLDALADRHQEGMTVFEIRSRADVTIDQIEDALAALKDDNLIVIEKDEERTLILPEEDVVGPETTDGEVSLFDKIRGVLPF; encoded by the coding sequence ATGAGAGCGAAGCCGGAGTACCGCAATCGGGACGAGACGGAGGTTGTGGTACTCGACGCGCTCGCGGACCGCCACCAGGAGGGGATGACGGTGTTCGAGATTCGCTCGCGGGCCGACGTCACCATCGACCAGATCGAGGACGCGTTGGCTGCGCTGAAAGACGACAATCTCATCGTGATCGAGAAAGACGAGGAGCGGACGCTCATCCTGCCCGAGGAGGACGTGGTGGGGCCCGAGACGACCGACGGGGAGGTGTCGTTGTTCGACAAAATCCGCGGCGTGTTGCCGTTCTAG
- a CDS encoding MBL fold metallo-hydrolase, translating to MAETPPEPPTDHPSLTAATLKERLDAGDPVRLLDVRDRDEFEAWHIGGPSVTATQLPFAKFLQAKVTGDVEGLLDDIDGEGPVTAVCARGEASAFVAGLLVDHGVDARNLTDGMEGWARLYEARELPADGATVLQYERPATGCLSYLVVSDGDAAVVDPLRAFTDRYVADAADHDATLRYAIDTHVHADHVSGLRALASDHDIEPVVSAGAVDRGVEYAVTELPDEGSLSVGSVSLDALALPGHTTDMTGIRVGDALLAGDSIFLESVARPDLEAGDSGAPELARTLYETLTDRLDALPEDTLVAPGHRGETTDANADGSYTARLGELRDRLPALRLDRETFVERICSDIPPRPANFERIVAINLGADAADDDTAFELELGPNNCAAAPL from the coding sequence ATGGCCGAAACCCCACCGGAGCCGCCCACTGACCACCCCTCGCTCACGGCGGCGACGCTGAAAGAACGGCTCGACGCCGGCGACCCCGTCCGCCTGCTCGATGTCCGCGACCGCGACGAGTTCGAGGCGTGGCACATCGGCGGGCCGTCGGTGACGGCGACCCAGCTCCCGTTCGCGAAGTTCCTGCAGGCGAAGGTGACCGGCGACGTCGAGGGACTGCTGGACGACATCGACGGCGAGGGCCCCGTCACCGCCGTCTGTGCCCGCGGCGAGGCCAGCGCCTTCGTCGCCGGTCTGCTGGTCGACCACGGCGTCGACGCCCGCAACCTGACCGACGGGATGGAGGGGTGGGCCCGGCTCTACGAGGCCCGCGAACTCCCCGCCGACGGTGCGACCGTCCTGCAGTACGAGCGCCCCGCCACCGGCTGTCTCTCCTATCTCGTTGTCAGCGACGGCGACGCCGCCGTCGTCGACCCCCTGCGCGCCTTCACCGACCGCTACGTCGCCGACGCCGCCGACCACGACGCGACGCTCCGCTACGCCATCGACACCCACGTCCACGCCGACCACGTCAGCGGGCTCCGAGCCCTCGCCAGCGACCACGACATCGAGCCGGTCGTGTCCGCCGGCGCCGTCGACCGCGGCGTCGAGTACGCGGTCACGGAGCTCCCCGACGAGGGTTCGCTATCGGTCGGCTCTGTCAGTCTCGACGCCCTCGCGCTTCCGGGCCACACCACCGACATGACCGGCATCCGCGTCGGCGACGCGTTGCTGGCCGGCGACAGCATCTTCCTCGAAAGCGTCGCCCGCCCGGACCTCGAAGCCGGTGACAGCGGCGCCCCGGAACTCGCCCGGACACTGTACGAGACGCTCACTGACCGCCTCGATGCGCTCCCCGAGGACACCCTGGTCGCGCCGGGCCACCGCGGCGAGACGACCGACGCGAACGCCGACGGGAGCTACACCGCTCGGCTCGGCGAACTTCGGGACCGGCTCCCGGCGCTCCGGCTCGACCGCGAGACCTTCGTCGAGCGCATCTGTAGCGATATCCCTCCCCGCCCCGCCAACTTCGAGCGCATCGTCGCCATCAACCTCGGCGCCGACGCGGCCGACGACGACACCGCCTTCGAGCTGGAGCTGGGCCCGAACAACTGTGCGGCGGCGCCGCTCTAG